GAACTCGACGCCGTGCGACAGGTGTTCACGGCCACCGGAGCACGGGACACCGTGGAGTCGAAGATCAGCCGGCTGGTGGCCCAGGGGCTGCGCCACCTCGACACCGCCGTGCTCGAACCGCAGGGCCGCAGCCGGCTGCGCGCGATGCTGTGCACCGCGGCAGCCGGGCGCAGCGACGACCCGTCGGCCGAGGCGGTCACGTCGTCCCTGCCGTCGGCCGCCGTGGACGAGGGGGCACGCCGATGACCCGCACCGTTCCCGGGCGCACCGACCACGTCGTGGTCGTCGGTGCCGGTCTGTCCGGACTGGCCGCCGCCCTGCACCTCCTGGGCGCCGGCCGCAGGGTCACCGTGGTCGAGCGGGACCCGGCGCCGGGCGGGCGCGCCGGGCTGCTGGAGCGCGGCGGCTACCGCATCGACACGGGTCCCACCGTGCTGACGATGCCGCACCTCGCCGACGAGGCCTTCGCCGCCGTCGGCGACAGCCTGAGCCGGCGTGTCGACCTCGTGCCGCTCCACCCGGCCTACCGGGCGCAGTTCGCCGACGGCAGCAGCCTGGACGTCCACACCGGCGCCGACGCGATGGAAGCGGAGGTCGAACGCTTCGCCGGGGCCCGGGAGGCGGCCGGTTACCGGCAGCTGCGTGGCTGGCTCGAACGCCTCTACCGGGTCCAGATGCGCCGCTTCATCGACGTCAACTTCGACTCTCCCTTCGGTCTGCTGACCCCCGACCTCGCCCGTCTGGCGGCGCTCGGCGGATTCGGCCGGCTGGACGCGCGCATCGGGCGCTTCCTGCACGACGAACGCCTGCGCCGGGTCTTCTCCTTCCAGTCCCTGTACGCGGGCGTCGCCCCGGCCCGCGCGCTGGCCGCGTACGCCGTCATCGCCTACATGGACACCGTGGCCGGCGTGTACTTCCCGCGCGGCGGCATGCACGCCCTGCCCAGAGCCATGGCCGACGCGGCCGCCGAGGCCGGGGCCGACCTGCGCTTCGGGGAAACGGTCACCCGGCTGGAACGCTCCGGTGACCGGGTCACCGCCGTCGTCACGGAACAGGACCGCATCGCCTGCGACGCCGTGGTGCTCACGCCCGACCTGCCGGTCGCCTACGGTCTCCTCGGCCGCGCCCCCAAGCGCCCCACCGGCCTGCGCTTCTCCCCCTCCGCCGTGATCCTGCACGCGGGCACGGACCGCACCTGGCCGCAGCTCGCCCACCACACCATCTCCTTCGGTGCGGCATGGCAGCGGACCTTCACCGAACTCACCGACACCGGCCGCCTGATGAGCGACCCCTCGCTGCTGATCACCCGCCCCACCGCCACCGACCCGGCCCTCGCCCCGCCCGGCCGGCATCTGCACTACATCCTGGCCCCCTGCCCCAACACCGCCGTCGGCCCCGGCGCGGCCGACTGGGGCGAGCTGGCCGCCGGATACCGCCACAGCCTGCTCACGGAACTGGACCGGCGCGGCCTCGACGGCATCGCCTCCGCCATCGAGGAGGAGTGCCTGGTCACGCCCGCCGACTGGCAGGACAGTGGACACGCGGCGGGCTCCCCGTTCTCCGCCGCCCACACCTTCGCGCAGACCGGACCGTTCCGGCCCCGCAACCTGGTCCGCGGGACCGTCAACGCCGTCCTCGCCGGCTGCGGCACCACCCCGGGCGTCGGCGTGCCGACCGTCCTGCTGTCCGGCAAGCTGGCCGCGGCCCGGATCACCGGCCGCGACCGGCACCCGCGCCCCACCGCACGGCCGTCCCGCGAGAGGAGGGCGGCATGAGCGAGCGTGAACTCGACGCGGCCGGCATCGCCGGTCCCGAACTGCGGCAGGCGTACGCGCACTGCAAGCGGCTCAACGCCCGGCACGGCAAGACGTACTTCCTCGCCACCCGCCTCCTGCCGGTGGCACGAAGGCCGGCCGTGCACGCCCTCTACGGGTTCGCCCGCTGGGCCGACGACATCGTCGACAGCCTCGACGACACCACGGCCACCGAGGCCCGCTCAGCCCGGCTGACCCTGCTCCAGCGGGACCTGACCACAGGACTGGGCAACGGGGACAGCTCGGAACCCGTCGTCGTCGCCCTCGCCGACACCGCCCGCCGCTACGCCATCGAGCACCGGCACTTCGCCGACTTCATGACCGCCATGCGCGCCGACCTCGACATCACCGACTACGCCACCTACACCGACCTGCGGGCCTACACCTACGGCTCGGCCGAGGTCATCGGCCTGCAGATGCTGCCCGTGCTGGGCACGGTCGTCCCGCGCGAGGAGGCGGCACCCTACGCGGCGGCACTGGGCGTGGCCTTCCAGCTGACGAACTTCCTGCGGGACGTCGGTGAGGACCTCGACCGCGACCGCGTCTATCTGCCGGCCGACCTGCTGGCCGCACACGGCGTGGACCGGCAACTGCTGC
This is a stretch of genomic DNA from Streptomyces sp. NBC_00285. It encodes these proteins:
- the crtI gene encoding phytoene desaturase family protein yields the protein MTRTVPGRTDHVVVVGAGLSGLAAALHLLGAGRRVTVVERDPAPGGRAGLLERGGYRIDTGPTVLTMPHLADEAFAAVGDSLSRRVDLVPLHPAYRAQFADGSSLDVHTGADAMEAEVERFAGAREAAGYRQLRGWLERLYRVQMRRFIDVNFDSPFGLLTPDLARLAALGGFGRLDARIGRFLHDERLRRVFSFQSLYAGVAPARALAAYAVIAYMDTVAGVYFPRGGMHALPRAMADAAAEAGADLRFGETVTRLERSGDRVTAVVTEQDRIACDAVVLTPDLPVAYGLLGRAPKRPTGLRFSPSAVILHAGTDRTWPQLAHHTISFGAAWQRTFTELTDTGRLMSDPSLLITRPTATDPALAPPGRHLHYILAPCPNTAVGPGAADWGELAAGYRHSLLTELDRRGLDGIASAIEEECLVTPADWQDSGHAAGSPFSAAHTFAQTGPFRPRNLVRGTVNAVLAGCGTTPGVGVPTVLLSGKLAAARITGRDRHPRPTARPSRERRAA
- a CDS encoding phytoene/squalene synthase family protein, translated to MSERELDAAGIAGPELRQAYAHCKRLNARHGKTYFLATRLLPVARRPAVHALYGFARWADDIVDSLDDTTATEARSARLTLLQRDLTTGLGNGDSSEPVVVALADTARRYAIEHRHFADFMTAMRADLDITDYATYTDLRAYTYGSAEVIGLQMLPVLGTVVPREEAAPYAAALGVAFQLTNFLRDVGEDLDRDRVYLPADLLAAHGVDRQLLHWGRDTGRPDRRITAALREFEALTRELYREAAPGIAMLDPVARPCIRTAFVLYGAILDAVAQDGYRSLRRRAVVSRRRRAAVALDGLARVTTARLRARTAGRQAAPVPTPPPTSPPPTDVRPVHEGVV